CTAATCCTCCAGGGCACTTTACTAAACAGGCTTTCCTTTTTAGAATAATTCTGTAACAACCTATAGACCTATGCCCTTACAACTTCCTGGTAGTGATAGAATATTTGCTCTGCGAGGACATTCTGCTAGTGCAACTCAACAAAGCCGACTTACTATACTTACCAGACAAATCCATCGATGGGAAGATGAATCTATTTCACAGATAAAAAACTTTTTTAGACTCAAAGTATTTCGAATAACACTCACACATTTGATTATACTTTCTATATGGTTATGCTTCTTATGGAACTACACATCTGTATATGGAGAACTCTATGCGGTAAACACTTTAATAGCATCAATGATCATGAACACTATCTTATTTGGAATATCTGATACTTTAGCTCAAAGTATAACATGCTTTCTCTCAGAAACTGTTGATCCAATCCCCCAGATTGTAGATGATTCAGCTAGACACCTACTACACCAATTTGAAAGCCCGCATGACATCGAGAGTGGATATGAAAGTGATAATCTATCAGTTTTCAACGATTACGGACTTTCTCCAGTATCTTCTTTgtatgaagaagaattggaTGAGCATAATGATGACCACATCAATGCTATCCAATCTCGCCCAGAGACTGACGTTTTTAATTTCAGGAGATTTTTTGGATTTATGTTCTGGGGTTTCTTCATTTCCAATTTCCAAGTTCCATGGTATCgttttttaaattttttctataCAGAGGATCCTACCGTGGTTCAAGTATTGGAAAGGGTTCTATCAGATCAATTAGTTTATTCTCCAGTTCagttatattattttttcatgtATTCCAATTATGTTATAGAGAAAGGGAATGCCGACACgttcaaaataaaaattagAAGTATTTATATCTCAACGTTAGGTTGCAATTATTTACTTTGGCCAGCAGTGCAGTTcataaattttcttctgaTGCctaaaaaatttcaagTACCGTTTAGTTCATCGGTGGGTGTTCTATGGAATTGTTTTCTATCAATGAGGAATGCTAACAAGTCAATAACACATAAATTACGTTGATAATATACACTCTTAAAGCTCAAAGGCGTAGTCTCAGGTATGAAGATACCTTTGCTGGAGTTCAGAAGTCCTAACTGCTTATAGAAATGAAGGATGGTTGGTGATTATTACAGGACCTTAATTCTGAAGACATCTTTAGAAGACATGGTAGACTAATTGATATAGAACCTTTTATAAACTATAAAAGAATACATTACGTTTTCAGAATAGaataatcaatattaataatttctatCAGATGCTGGCACTTTGAAGCGCCCGAAATTATGCCACTAAATTACCATGACTAATAGGGCGTGTGGTCTAGTGGTATGATACCCGCTTTGGGATTTTCTTCTCAAAATATGCGGGTGGCCCGGGGTTCAATTCCCCGCTCGCCccaattttttaattttcctcttcagaataatttaattttttctgCGAATACCAGCAGTGTGAGAAAAGGGATCTTATGctcaaaaattattataatatttttttttgttaataCAGTCTATATTGAAGTAATGGAAAAGTAGAATATGATTAATTGttcaaaagatataaaCCGTGCTCCTTAAACGACAAAGGACATGCtcttttcttgaagaatgtttttatactttttaccacttttccttttcttgaaatatttctttaaggATGTCGGTATATATAACTGGACGTAATAATTTAACAATGCCCAAACAACAATGAAAAGCTTAAAACGAGTAGACACAGGGGTCAACTGAAATTTTTTCCCCAGATACGAGTGAGGATCCATAAACATTAAGCATAGATTTAGTAACAGAGAAACTGTTATGTCGATAATAAAACCGTGGTTTTTTGACATTGGTTCTCGATAAGGACGGCCTACTGAAAGTACAATTGCAGtcaaaatatattgaaagttcgaaatataaaatagaaTTGTATTATCTGACGATTCAACCAAATCATCCCCACCAACTACTGGTTTCAAATACCATCCCATTTTCTGGACTATTTGCCAAGGAATCActtgaaagagaagaatGATGATTATACTAGCTAACAATGGTACGAGAATCTTAGCAGAAATCAAATTTGCTGACGGCCTTTTCTTAACAATTTTATCATAAGGCTTTGACCAGGACATGAAAATTGCAATTGGaataattaataacaaATCGATGTAAAGGAATTGGAAATCTCCTAAGTTCGATCCACGACTATAAAGAATagtaatggtaataaaCTGAATGGCAGAATAGAGACTCATATATTGAA
The Naumovozyma dairenensis CBS 421 chromosome 5, complete genome DNA segment above includes these coding regions:
- the NDAI0E00720 gene encoding uncharacterized protein (similar to Saccharomyces cerevisiae YOR292C; ancestral locus Anc_8.759); amino-acid sequence: MPLQLPGSDRIFALRGHSASATQQSRLTILTRQIHRWEDESISQIKNFFRLKVFRITLTHLIILSIWLCFLWNYTSVYGELYAVNTLIASMIMNTILFGISDTLAQSITCFLSETVDPIPQIVDDSARHLLHQFESPHDIESGYESDNLSVFNDYGLSPVSSLYEEELDEHNDDHINAIQSRPETDVFNFRRFFGFMFWGFFISNFQVPWYRFLNFFYTEDPTVVQVLERVLSDQLVYSPVQLYYFFMYSNYVIEKGNADTFKIKIRSIYISTLGCNYLLWPAVQFINFLLMPKKFQVPFSSSVGVLWNCFLSMRNANKSITHKLR